In one window of Campylobacter hepaticus DNA:
- a CDS encoding ShlB/FhaC/HecB family hemolysin secretion/activation protein, giving the protein MSYICFLQADDSAKMLNLLEKRQQQIYIEKEFDELARKQQEEDEIILENPNFEDKFYTFEHIQFKKEDELTKKAEVILQKYLNKALNINDIYNMIKELTNFIVSKGYSTSGISIDKIDESNHTLLLDLKYGFVGEIYLNGDNNATKLELGVPLKKGDKFNIYDLDTGIENLSNAAENVKISIKASQDYDYSDIFIESEPNPIDILIDFDNSGSKDQGEYKTSTQVVLKNPFNVNDSMQFGFIQSLLKDMGKEHKNVYLLNYLLPLQTYEFIYSLQYSDNKNLIEGYGNSYIVNKDTSLRHKITLRKILHRTNTDKFSIYANLSIKDDVNEIDDFVLKSSSGRYSSIASGIEYSTLAFDGFLFLNLEYEKGVPFLGSKRDSINSLYKVEFNKVNFNSSYKKNFYFNDDLAFLYQGNIGGSYSNEPLLYANKFLIGDEYTVRGFKESSAALDYGVYGNHTIYLQFLHFPKYLRALQPFIGLDLGYGRDYLLPNKDFLAGIAFGFRYNLDYLSLNFTASKALHKSSNMPSERMPIYFRASMFF; this is encoded by the coding sequence ATGAGTTATATCTGCTTTTTACAAGCAGATGACTCAGCAAAAATGCTTAATTTGTTAGAAAAAAGACAACAACAAATCTATATAGAAAAAGAATTTGATGAATTAGCAAGAAAGCAACAAGAAGAAGATGAAATTATCTTAGAAAATCCCAATTTTGAAGATAAGTTTTATACTTTTGAACATATTCAATTTAAAAAAGAAGATGAACTTACAAAAAAAGCTGAAGTAATTTTGCAAAAATATCTTAATAAGGCTTTAAATATTAATGATATTTATAATATGATTAAAGAGCTTACTAATTTTATTGTTTCAAAGGGTTATTCTACTTCAGGTATAAGTATTGATAAAATAGATGAGAGCAATCATACTCTTTTACTTGATTTAAAATATGGCTTTGTTGGAGAAATATATCTTAATGGGGATAATAATGCTACAAAATTAGAGCTTGGTGTGCCTTTAAAAAAGGGAGATAAATTTAATATTTATGATTTAGATACAGGAATAGAAAATTTAAGCAATGCTGCTGAAAATGTTAAAATTTCTATAAAAGCTAGCCAAGATTATGATTATTCAGATATATTTATTGAAAGTGAACCAAATCCTATTGATATACTTATTGATTTTGATAATAGTGGAAGTAAAGATCAAGGAGAATATAAGACTAGCACTCAAGTTGTTTTGAAAAATCCATTTAATGTTAATGATTCTATGCAATTTGGTTTTATCCAAAGTTTATTAAAAGATATGGGAAAAGAACATAAAAATGTTTATTTGTTAAATTATCTTTTACCTTTGCAAACTTATGAATTTATTTATTCTTTACAATACAGTGATAATAAAAATTTGATTGAAGGTTATGGTAATTCTTACATAGTAAATAAAGATACAAGTTTAAGACATAAAATTACATTAAGGAAAATTTTACACCGTACTAATACGGATAAGTTTTCAATTTATGCTAATTTATCTATTAAAGATGATGTTAATGAAATTGATGATTTTGTTTTAAAAAGTTCAAGTGGTAGGTATTCTAGTATTGCTAGTGGTATTGAGTATTCAACTCTTGCATTTGATGGGTTTTTATTTTTAAATTTAGAATATGAAAAAGGGGTTCCATTTTTAGGATCTAAAAGAGATTCTATTAATTCTTTATATAAGGTAGAATTTAATAAGGTAAATTTTAATTCAAGTTATAAAAAGAATTTTTATTTTAATGATGATTTAGCCTTTTTATATCAGGGTAATATAGGGGGAAGTTATTCTAATGAACCCTTGCTATATGCAAATAAATTTTTAATAGGTGATGAATATACTGTTAGAGGATTTAAGGAAAGTTCAGCAGCACTTGATTATGGAGTATATGGAAATCATACTATATATTTACAATTTTTACACTTCCCAAAATATTTAAGAGCTTTACAACCTTTTATTGGTTTAGATTTGGGTTATGGTAGAGATTATCTTTTGCCTAATAAAGATTTTTTAGCAGGCATTGCTTTTGGATTTAGATACAATTTAGATTATTTATCTTTAAATTTTACTGCATCTAAGGCATTGCATAAATCTTCTAATATGCCAAGTGAAAGAATGCCTATTTACTTTAGAGCTTCGATGTTTTTTTAA